In the Helicobacter typhlonius genome, one interval contains:
- the dapE gene encoding succinyl-diaminopimelate desuccinylase, with protein MPLSLLQELIKRPSITPQECGIYEIILDKLNSLIQKEHIDTFIIEQEKEGVKNLFYLIAPKGADKSNLHHFCFAGHIDVVPTGEGWEFEPFCGTQDEKYIYGRGTQDMKGGVSAFICAVCNILEFHNTSSLPIMLSILLTSDEEGEGIYGTKFMLEELKKRDLLPHSCIVAEPTSINRTGDMLKIGRRGSINGTLIIEGKQGHVAYPQKCINPIELLGSKLGALAGIELDNGDSHFAPSKLVITDIRSGMEVVNVTPQNLKIMFNVRNSPLSNEDSIRTYIKEVFKEIPYELSLKTNSLPFITDSQSALIALLRESIKRVADITPSLSTSGGTSDARFFAQYGIDVVELGVPNDKIHAINERVKISDVSTLHDVFVDFLQSYIKSAKNPHNAPLV; from the coding sequence ATGCCTCTTTCACTTCTACAAGAGCTCATCAAGCGTCCAAGTATCACACCTCAAGAATGCGGGATTTATGAGATTATCCTTGATAAATTAAATTCTCTCATACAAAAGGAACATATTGATACATTCATCATTGAGCAAGAAAAAGAGGGGGTAAAAAATCTCTTTTATCTTATTGCACCTAAAGGTGCAGACAAATCAAATCTGCATCATTTTTGTTTTGCAGGACATATTGATGTTGTGCCAACGGGAGAGGGTTGGGAGTTTGAACCATTTTGTGGGACACAAGATGAAAAGTATATCTATGGACGAGGCACACAAGATATGAAAGGAGGCGTAAGTGCCTTTATATGTGCCGTTTGTAATATTTTAGAATTCCATAATACTTCTTCATTACCCATTATGCTCTCAATCCTTCTTACAAGTGATGAAGAAGGAGAGGGAATCTATGGCACAAAGTTTATGCTTGAAGAGCTTAAAAAACGCGATTTGCTTCCTCATAGCTGCATTGTCGCAGAACCTACAAGCATAAATCGCACAGGCGATATGCTTAAAATCGGTAGACGTGGCTCAATCAATGGCACACTCATCATTGAAGGCAAACAAGGACACGTCGCCTATCCACAAAAATGTATCAATCCCATAGAACTATTAGGGAGCAAGCTTGGTGCATTAGCAGGCATAGAATTAGATAATGGGGATTCTCATTTTGCGCCGAGCAAACTTGTAATTACCGATATTCGAAGCGGTATGGAAGTTGTAAATGTAACACCACAGAATCTCAAAATAATGTTTAATGTGCGTAACTCACCTTTAAGCAATGAAGATTCTATTCGCACATACATTAAGGAAGTTTTTAAAGAAATCCCTTATGAGCTTTCTTTAAAAACAAATTCCTTGCCATTTATTACAGATTCTCAAAGTGCGCTGATTGCCTTACTCCGTGAGAGTATTAAGCGCGTAGCCGATATTACTCCCTCTTTAAGCACAAGTGGTGGCACGAGTGATGCACGATTTTTTGCACAATACGGCATAGATGTCGTAGAACTTGGTGTGCCAAATGATAAAATCCATGCCATCAACGAGCGCGTGAAAATAAGTGATGTTTCCACATTGCACGATGTTTTTGTAGATTTTTTGCAATCATACATAAAGAGTGCTAAAAATCCGCACAACGCACCGCTTGTGTGA
- a CDS encoding YhcH/YjgK/YiaL family protein, whose amino-acid sequence MAIIGKLTHLDWFFKAYPALNEAREYMLNALDSTNEIHKRIISLKLENEERKEITYPLSQNVRAIEQTYRLKSAKNAFFETHRAFIDFQLVVEGYEFMRIGDRESFEVQIPYDERKDLIVYNNLFPHFYTESSTLNKNLLKSQSKLPLKTDSHIPYRTNLLLRAGDLAIFFPEDTHAGGLELSKDSNSNTSPTSQYAQVKKSVLKVPVCLLGL is encoded by the coding sequence ATGGCAATTATTGGCAAACTTACACATTTAGATTGGTTTTTTAAAGCATACCCTGCACTCAATGAGGCAAGGGAATATATGCTTAATGCGCTAGATTCTACAAATGAGATTCACAAAAGAATCATAAGTCTTAAGTTAGAAAATGAGGAGCGCAAAGAAATAACTTATCCACTCTCGCAAAATGTCCGTGCAATCGAGCAAACCTATCGTTTAAAAAGCGCGAAAAATGCCTTTTTTGAAACGCATCGTGCTTTTATTGATTTTCAGCTTGTAGTTGAGGGCTATGAGTTTATGAGGATTGGCGATAGAGAGAGCTTCGAGGTGCAAATCCCCTATGATGAGCGCAAGGATTTAATCGTATATAACAACCTTTTTCCGCATTTCTATACAGAATCTAGCACTTTAAATAAAAATCTGCTAAAATCTCAATCAAAGCTCCCGCTAAAAACAGATTCACACATACCTTATCGCACAAATTTACTTTTACGCGCTGGAGATTTGGCGATATTTTTTCCCGAAGATACTCACGCGGGAGGCTTAGAGCTAAGCAAAGATTCAAATAGCAATACAAGCCCTACATCTCAATATGCACAAGTCAAAAAAAGTGTGCTTAAAGTGCCTGTATGTCTGCTTGGTTTATAG
- the ligA gene encoding NAD-dependent DNA ligase LigA, with product MVTTKDEYKSQVQILKKMAYHYYVLDEPIATDEQYDTLYHKVLEFEKTNPALMDPSSPTQRVGDTPLESFSKNTHLVRMWSLDDMFNDEDLSAWIQRIYKSRAQATFTCSPKFDGASLNLLYRGGKLISATTRGNGIEGELVTQNARTIQSVPLEIAFKDDIEVRGEVIITKDDFEAINNERLEQNLSLFANPRNAAAGSLRQLDSKITAKRKLRFMPWGIGAGLEKFSSFYAALQEIGNFGFAPVPFLRHCKNMEEITTLYRELVSKRNNYPIMLDGMVIMLDEIALQQELGWTIKSPRFACAYKFPAVEKSSKILSVTLQVGRTGLITPVAELKPVEIEGAMISRATLHNFSEIERKDIRLGDEVIIIRSGDVIPKIIKPLTALRDGSQKPITKPTHCPVCGEELLIEEIFIKCQNLSCEARVIESIIHFASKKALNIDGLGEKIVIQLYENAMIRSIKDIYSLTLEQLLKLEGWKEKRAQNLIDSIRDTIGVELWRFINALGIEHIGEGASKKLAQHFGLDTFKLELDSILSLDGFGEEMARSLVEFNVANKALIEELISIITPCVEIITYDKNHTFYNKTIVLTGTLSSPRDEISALLESKGAKIASSVSKKTDFVIYGDKAGSKLEKAQSLGVKTLNEQEFLALIKF from the coding sequence ATTGTTACAACAAAAGATGAGTATAAAAGCCAAGTGCAGATTCTCAAAAAAATGGCATACCATTATTATGTGCTTGATGAGCCAATTGCCACTGACGAACAATATGACACACTCTATCACAAGGTGCTAGAGTTTGAAAAGACTAATCCCGCTCTTATGGACCCCAGCTCCCCCACACAGCGCGTAGGCGATACACCTTTAGAATCTTTTAGCAAAAATACGCATTTGGTGCGTATGTGGAGTTTAGATGATATGTTTAATGATGAGGATTTGAGTGCGTGGATTCAAAGAATCTATAAAAGCCGAGCCCAAGCGACTTTTACTTGCTCTCCTAAATTTGATGGGGCAAGTCTTAACCTCCTTTATCGTGGTGGAAAACTCATAAGTGCCACTACAAGAGGAAATGGCATAGAAGGGGAGCTTGTAACACAAAATGCGAGGACGATTCAAAGTGTGCCGCTTGAGATTGCATTTAAAGATGACATTGAGGTGCGCGGGGAAGTTATCATCACAAAAGATGATTTTGAGGCGATAAATAACGAGCGATTAGAACAGAATCTTAGCCTTTTTGCAAACCCACGCAATGCCGCAGCAGGAAGCTTAAGACAGCTAGATTCTAAAATCACAGCCAAACGCAAACTGCGCTTTATGCCTTGGGGTATTGGCGCGGGGCTTGAGAAATTTTCTAGTTTCTATGCGGCATTACAGGAGATAGGGAATTTCGGCTTTGCACCTGTGCCTTTTTTGCGCCATTGCAAGAATATGGAGGAGATTACAACATTGTATCGTGAGCTTGTTTCAAAACGCAATAATTATCCCATAATGCTTGATGGTATGGTGATTATGCTTGATGAGATTGCCTTGCAGCAGGAGCTTGGCTGGACGATAAAATCACCTCGTTTTGCTTGTGCGTATAAATTTCCCGCAGTGGAGAAAAGCTCTAAGATTCTATCTGTAACTTTACAAGTAGGACGCACAGGACTTATCACGCCTGTGGCGGAGCTTAAGCCCGTGGAGATTGAGGGAGCGATGATTTCGCGCGCAACTTTACACAACTTTAGTGAAATTGAGCGCAAAGACATTCGTTTAGGCGATGAAGTGATTATTATCCGCAGTGGCGATGTGATACCTAAAATCATAAAGCCCCTTACCGCATTGCGTGATGGCTCACAAAAGCCCATTACTAAACCTACACATTGCCCTGTGTGTGGCGAGGAATTGTTGATTGAGGAGATTTTCATCAAATGCCAAAATCTTAGCTGTGAAGCTAGGGTGATAGAATCTATTATTCACTTTGCCTCTAAAAAGGCACTTAATATTGACGGATTGGGTGAAAAAATCGTTATCCAACTCTACGAAAATGCGATGATACGAAGCATTAAGGATATTTATAGTTTAACTTTGGAGCAACTCCTTAAACTTGAAGGCTGGAAAGAAAAACGCGCTCAAAATCTTATAGATTCTATACGAGATACCATAGGCGTGGAGCTATGGCGTTTTATCAATGCGCTTGGAATCGAGCATATCGGCGAGGGTGCGAGTAAGAAACTCGCTCAACATTTTGGGCTAGATACTTTTAAACTAGAGTTAGATTCTATACTCTCACTAGATGGTTTTGGCGAGGAAATGGCACGCTCACTTGTAGAGTTTAATGTCGCAAATAAGGCACTTATAGAGGAGTTAATATCTATCATCACTCCTTGCGTGGAGATTATCACATATGACAAAAATCATACTTTTTACAATAAAACGATTGTGCTTACAGGCACGCTTTCTAGCCCTAGAGATGAGATAAGCGCACTTTTAGAATCTAAGGGTGCAAAAATTGCCTCAAGCGTGAGTAAAAAGACGGATTTTGTGATTTATGGAGACAAGGCGGGGAGCAAATTGGAAAAAGCACAATCTCTAGGTGTAAAAACGCTCAATGAGCAGGAGTTTCTCGCACTTATAAAGTTTTAA